The Brachyhypopomus gauderio isolate BG-103 chromosome 1, BGAUD_0.2, whole genome shotgun sequence genome includes the window cccctcgtctgacacgcccgtgtcatcagtgtctttACCTGTGTGTccagtttagttctgtgtgtgtctaggttagttctgtgtatttatagtcccagtgtttcacttatcggttattggttgttttgttctatttggtcgtgttgtgctcttgttattcatgctctttggtcgtgttgtgctcttgttattcatgctctttggtcgtgttgtgctcttgttattcatgctctttggtcgtgttgtgctcttgttattcatgctctttgttcagtgttctacgcttcctggtctctgagttctactcatttcgttgctcagtcgtctgtgttttctgtagcctgattttctagtttgtatgcgtttaccccgtgtttggtttaaagtgttcgttcggtgtcttagtttaattcttagtatcgtcatgcctgtttatttgtcaaacctggatggctcgcccgttatgacccctgcctgtttgaatagggtgaccaaacgtccgtatttcccgggacatgtccgtatttcacgtcctgtcccgggatattttttaaaacagtggaaatgtcctggcttttaaattacgttaatcgggccattaattatacaggcactaggaccctgagcacggcgcagtatgacacggaatccccccccccccccccccccccgacaaattacgttcgccaccccccccccgtgtcctggttttcccaaacaaaaatatggtcaccctatgtTTGAACGACTTGTTTGAtcattcctcttaataaatctcgctctcctcagcgtttgtgtccgcctccaagctctgtagcgccagttagtgttgccacctgtcccggttttcacgtcgctgtcccggttttccttctttttaatattcggtcccggcaaaaaataaaaatcatttaatgtcccggttttcactaggttagttcaaacgaccatttagactgtttctgcacacttgaaatctgtcttttttttctcgctgtgtctattttacaccccccacccggtaacactttacgttcgccactattatgctcctattagctcaaaaatatatcagtgttcgttggataataattctcacactatttcttaaatatatatcttaaaatgtaaagttaaattgagtgatggacctttatacataactattaaccaaattctgcttaccgtttcctactgtctccgtttcggttcctttgaatttgcgccttttcgctcccgcgcattcattggtagacatgcgcagatgggttcgctttttttattattattaaggggtgaaaatagcctcgctgtgtggcaaatgctacttgtacccgggtgcaaatagacactccgttCTTATTTTCAGCAAGGTTAGCATCTGTCGTGGCAACTAAGTTAAGTAGGTGGCCTGCACATCTCTGGTGTTTGGGGAGCTGCTGTCTTGCTCTAGGATGCTGAATGTGTCTTGGAACTCAACATTATCATCTGAATCTGAATCTTCTTGGTCTGAATCTGATCCGCCATCCTCATCCTCCAACTGGCTCTGCTCACCAAAAGAGAGAAGGCCTTCACAAAATTTGAGCCACTATCTGTGGTGGTTCTAACCACTTTTCATCTTATTCTGTATTGGCAGTGGATATCATCCAGGACACCTGCAAGCACATCAAAGGTGTGTGATCTTTTTAACCTCTTGCATGCCAACACGACAGATCTTCTCTCGAAAGTCTCCTCATCAATCCAATGGCATGTGACACCTATGTAGCTTTTTTGGTGTGCAGACCAACAATCTGTGGTGGTAGCGACATGATTGATtgaaagcgctttgtgacaacatgtgttgtgaaaagcgctatacaaatatatttcatttgatttgatttgatttgattgatgTTACTAAGATGTGAGATCAACGTCGTCTTCATTTGAGCGGCAGCTTCAGCGATTCTTAAGTGTGGGTCTGGAGAGTATTTTGTACTGAGGATTGAGTGCAGCAGCAAACTCTTTAAATGCTGGCTGTTCTACCAAAGAGAAGGGATGGTGACCTTCACAAATGAACTTGATGAGAAACTGATCAACTGTCCcttgagacacacagagacaccccccacccctctgcaAGTTTGGTCTGGTTGTTTGGGAACTTGCTCTGCTGACTTTTGCCTCCTTGTTTTTGTGGTGACTTCTGTGAAGATGCACTAAAAACTGCAAGATTTGGTGGATGCTTtctctgtgaacacacacaatacaagaGGGTAAAGAATAGTTATGTATTCGTAGGTACACATATTTAGAAAATACTATTTTTTAAGAAATAATTTTTataagatagaacaatctcatcctatTGGAAAAAAGTGCTTTACGGTCAGTTATATTAAGCAAAAATGCAGATTGTAATAGGCCTACTGTAGGATTGCTGCAGTTAGCTAGGCATTAAACTCATTAAATTATTCAATTATTAAATACAGCAATGCTACTTTTTAAAAAACTACAGCAAAGCTGGAACATATCATGAAGGCACATTATACTTACATGggaagcacaaaaaaaaaaacaataaataaaccgTTTGGGATGCGCTAACTTACCACCACATGCTTTCGCAGATTGGATTTTAAATGTCGAAAGCTCCGTTTTGCCAGGCAGTCATATGTTGCACTGCATTATAACTTTGTTGCCTTTTGTGCGTTTGAAAACAAAGAATTCCTCCAAATTTGGCCAAGGGTTTTTCTGGCTTTCATCTCCAGAATGTGTAGTGTTAAGCTCTACAGACATTTCCTCCTCCATGGTCTCCATGTCTTGGTTAGCAACAGCCATCTTCCAATGCACAGTAGCCTATTAGATCCaccagattacagcctgattatgagacaatggaaagggcgcgcgcaaggcaaaGCCACGCAATTGACTTTCAGTTTTGGGACTCAGGAGTTTAAATTTCCAcccacatttaatttttcaccatcaatattttttttttctcagtaaCGTGAGGGGGTTCAAATGTAGCGAAGTAAAACTATttaggtcaaaatttactcgagtaaaagtaaaaattacatatttgaaaaactaatccaaaaattacaaattaaaaatactcaattacagtaatgtgagtaaatgtaatttgttacttTCCACCACTGGTATTTAGGTATCGCGTTTCAAGTGCCAGCTGTTGGAATTCATCAATATACATTGTCATATGACAGTTGAGATTGTTGCACGAATTACTGGTGCACACCAGACACAACATAACCAATatgttttaaaaagtgtaatcAAAAAGCAAGAACTTCagcctaccactttgtggcgAGTTgctgttcccaaacacttccattttcttataataaagttgactggaatatttatgagtgaggaaatttcatgcCTGGATTTGTCAcgcaggtggcatcctatcacagttccacgctggaatccACTAAGCTCCTGAGAACCACCCATTCTTTAACAAATGTGGGTAAAGAGTTTGCCTGCCTAGGTACTTAATTtcatacacctgtggccatggaaatgataggaacacctgattctgatcatttggatgaacgtgcaaatacttttggcaatatgtTGTACGTATAATTCTTACTGCATTTGTTTTATTAGAAGTCACCCATGCACAAATTTCTAGCTCAAAAGCACAGACCATTTTCTGCTGAACTGTGTAAAATGTCAAGCAGAAGTGAAAAGTATATGTTGACAGTAAAACTGTTGGGCAAGGTAGACTCATCACAATTAGAAAACAAACTTGAGCATAGTTCAAactgaaaatgttttatttagcaTAGGAATACTACAAATTAACCTTAATGCTAAAGTAGCAGATTCACAGGTTGCAACTTGAATTGCTTCGTAAAGCTGTGAAGGGTGCTACACAGATAAGCTTGGCTTTCAGCCCTTTGTTGGGTATTTTCATTGTACAAACATGTATCTTGGAAAACCCATTTTGCAATTTTGAAAACCATGTGCCGCAATTGTTAAAGCATCTCTGCTACTGCACTGAAAGACACCACCCCACCCGCTACACTTTTATAACAGACCTCTGAATTTTCACTAATCTAGATAATCCAGCAATGTAGTTGTTACATACCAATGAAAGCCAATTACAGTATCTAATGCAGAATACACAAGAGCAATAACCACCCCCAATCAAGCATTTGAGAAGACAGCCTTTATTCCATAAGGGTTTGAGCAGAGGTGGTGAGCTTCAGGCCATTTCTGTAAAGACAACTCTTCCACTGGACACCACAGCAGATTCAGGAGGAGCCTCCCAGTCTTCTGGCACATGTCTCCCTGGTGAGCAGCAAAGGAGAAAGGAAGTTCAGACCATGTAGGCAACATGGGAAACAGGGACCTGCACTGGGGATTCTACTCACTTTGCCTGCCACAGCTTGACTCACAGCTGTCCGTTGCACTTGGATTACACACGGCTGTACTGCAGTGGATATAGACCTGGGAACAAAGTCAAACCTTAGCAAGGGCCAGACAGTGCATTGTACAAATGTCTGGGACAAGGTTAAAGCCATTACCTGGTTGTGCAAGGGAGCCATGGAGGTAGGATCCACAAAGGTGAACATCTTAAGGACAAAGCGCTTGTAATGGGTGGGGAAGGGAACTGCAGACGACCCCTCAACTGGAACCAACTGTGTCAGGTAGCGGTCATCCTTGTAGGGGCACCTTTGGAATACACCAGGTCAACACCAGCCTCTACTGAACACTGCAATACCCATGGGAAGCAGTTTTGGAACCTACCCATTCACTAGAAGGTCCCACTCAGGAAGGCTGAAGGGGTTAGGGGAAGAGGTTGCCCAGCAACGTCCCAGGGTCAGGACAATACGGGGGTCAGACCTGTCCAGGATTCTCACTTCCACATAGACTGGCTCCCTCAGCACCTTGGTCACAGGGTAATCAGCGTCCGTGTAGTAGGAGGTGTAGGCTGCCTGTGCTGTTGGCAGACAGGCAAAGTGGTTTTAGAATCCTGCATAAACCAAGCTCATACTAGCATCCAGACTGAGGATACTCACCTTCCACACAGCCCTTTGTGGTGCACTGACCATTTGCTATTCTTAGTTCTACCCTGAGGGGTCCAGGAGCAACTACAGGTAGAGGCGGCTCGTTGGCATAGTGCTGAATAGGCAGTGTAGCAACACTCATACCATAATACCTACACTGGAAGTAAAGCCTggcaaaagaaatacaaaaagGTGAGGACAAACCCTGCATGAAAATATGCCATGCAATCATGGTCAACTCACTCATAGTAGCTGTCCCTTGTGATTGCTCCaaggcaggggtgcccacaagttttcggCTTGCGAgctcgacgtaatgagcacccctgctccAAGGGGACCAATTCCAACTTCATACGAAGAGGTCATCTTGTTCTCATACACCAAGTAGTCACCCAGCTCCTGGAAGGAAGAAGGTTGTGAGGTTGCATTCCTAAACATCCCACATCCAACCCAATGTAGAAGCCTCAAGCACTAACCATCACATGGGTACCACAGGCAGATACAGGAAACTGGTAGATAGCAAAAACTGCATTGGAGTCTATTGGACTACAGGGTCCATTTTCTCCCAATAGGCTGACTGATTCCAAGCTCAGCCTGGGCAGGGTTGTGTCCTTGGCCACCACCAACACGAACTGGCCATCTCTCGTGCACTGAACAGTCACTGACAACATCATGGAGAAAAGCAGGCCAAGTTCACCTCCCAGTTTCAAAAGCAGCAAGGTTAAACAGAGGCAAACCCTTACCTGTTCTTCCATAGTAGCAACGTCGTCCATCAAAACAGCAGTTTATTTCTTCACAGTGAGTGGCATTTAAACCAGGTTCACCACAAGCAATCTTGACAGACTCATCTACAGTACATTTCTGAGAAGCTCCAGTCTTGGTCATCTGTTGCTGTTGGTCATGTCCCTCAGGAACATGGAGCTGCAGAAGCTGGGAGTTTGTTGGTAGTTGTTTATTCTCTTGTAGACTCCATGGTGATGCAGCTTCACTAGTCCAACAAGTTAAAGAAATACAAAGACCCACAAGGGCAACAGTGGCCAAAACTCCTGCCATAGCCTTTAAACTGCAGAGATCTGCATGTAAGTTTGGTCTCCTCTCTGTGATCTTTTTATTTTGCCTTTCCTCCTAATTGTGCCCAAGCCCTCCCCCTATTTTGTTAGCTATTAATTATTTGCCAGCCGAGTTCAATCATGAACTCTGTGCCGTGTTCTTACTTTGATGGTAAATTTGACTGGACTGCTTTTGGTTTTCCCAAAAATATTCAATCTCCAGGATTTTTGAACCACTTTAAGAATTCCAGGTCATGAATGCTTTACAAAAGTCTTCTAAATCTTTCAATGTATTGAGGTTCCATTTTGAGGTTCTTTTGGGTTCTTCCTTAAGAGGGTAACTGTAGCAAAAATAATGGTTCTAATGGCTTTATCTTGGTAGTgtacttagggcgtactcacactaggctctgtgatccgggcccgggcacggttgcctgccgaagcacggttcgtttggctagtgtgagcgctccaaccgtgcccggatcagttaaccgtgctcgggcccgcttgaagaggtgggccagggcacgattcatgtggactcatGTGGACTCatgcacgattcatgtggacttctagtgtgagcgctatccgtgcccgggcccgcttggtgcctcgtgtgattggttcatttcgctggaactcaaacatgacgtcagtgatgcgatgctcacgttaaacagtcatagcggcaaagcgattagcagacaatcgttgtgttaaattatcgataaatctgtgcttgcaccgtgtttctgcactcccaaaacgactccaaaaatacaataaaaagagaatcatgagctccatagtgttgtgcgagcgttgtgatgacgtaagcatgctcgggccgggttgctgaagccagtgtgagtgcaggccagagggggagtggggaagggggataaccgggccccagcacggaaccagcaaaccgtgcctagtgtgagtacg containing:
- the LOC143523538 gene encoding zona pellucida sperm-binding protein 4-like is translated as MAGVLATVALVGLCISLTCWTSEAASPWSLQENKQLPTNSQLLQLHVPEGHDQQQQMTKTGASQKCTVDESVKIACGEPGLNATHCEEINCCFDGRRCYYGRTVTVQCTRDGQFVLVVAKDTTLPRLSLESVSLLGENGPCSPIDSNAVFAIYQFPVSACGTHVMELGDYLVYENKMTSSYEVGIGPLGAITRDSYYELYFQCRYYGMSVATLPIQHYANEPPLPVVAPGPLRVELRIANGQCTTKGCVEAQAAYTSYYTDADYPVTKVLREPVYVEVRILDRSDPRIVLTLGRCWATSSPNPFSLPEWDLLVNGCPYKDDRYLTQLVPVEGSSAVPFPTHYKRFVLKMFTFVDPTSMAPLHNQVYIHCSTAVCNPSATDSCESSCGRQRRHVPEDWEAPPESAVVSSGRVVFTEMA